A genomic segment from Lutzomyia longipalpis isolate SR_M1_2022 chromosome 3, ASM2433408v1 encodes:
- the LOC129794155 gene encoding EKC/KEOPS complex subunit bud32 produces the protein MSCQLVKQGAEGKLYIGEYNGQKCLVKERFQKKYRHPELDAQLTKERIRAEVKTIEKCSNLGIRTPRVYGFDLNERKIYMEYFEDAETAKEYINNLLSSEESPSEVDKKLEELATDVGKILGKMHENNLIHGDLTTSNMLMIPQDSGSKELVMIDFGLSKGNSTNEAKGVDLYVLERALLSTHSAAPKLFSTILKAYREHNRKNSESAVGKYEEVRARGRKRTMVG, from the coding sequence ATGTCGTGTCAATTGGTGAAACAAGGGGCAGAGGGTAAACTGTACATTGGAGAGTACAATGGGCAAAAGTGCCTGGTGAAGGAGCGCTTCCAGAAGAAGTACCGGCATCCGGAACTCGATGCACAACTCACAAAGGAACGGATCCGGGCTGAGGTGAAAACCATTGAAAAGTGCTCCAATCTCGGCATCAGGACCCCTCGAGTGTATGGATTTGATCTCAATGAACGGAAGATCTACATGGAGTACTTTGAGGATGCCGAAACGGCCAAGGAGTACATAAACAACTTGCTTTCTTCCGAAGAATCCCCATCGGAAGTTGATAAGAAGTTGGAAGAACTCGCCACGGATGTTGGAAAGATCCTGGGAAAGATGCATGAGAATAATCTCATACATGGAGATCTAACCACGTCGAATATGCTAATGATCCCCCAGGATAGTGGGAGCAAGGAATTGGTAATGATTGACTTTGGACTCTCCAAGGGAAATAGTACAAATGAGGCAAAAGGAGTTGATCTCTATGTTCTCGAGAGAGCCCTTCTCAGCACCCACAGTGCAGCCCCGAAGCTCTTCTCCACCATCCTTAAGGCCTACAGAGAGCACAACCGGAAGAACTCAGAATCAGCTGTAGGCAAATACGAGGAAGTCCGGGCAAGAGGGAGAAAAAGGACAATGGTGGGATAG
- the LOC129794287 gene encoding dehydrogenase/reductase SDR family member 4-like, with the protein MAHNCLRFVGKVAVLTGSTNGIGLAIARRLGQEGAKVVVSSRNIENVNKAVEELRKENIEVIGVKCHVSNKEERANLLQEAIKNYNGIDLMVAAAGVSPYIGDMVECPESAFDKIFQVNVKDTFLLTNEVIPFIRKQGGGSILFISSVMAYENSPYIGLYGASKLALSSATKTFACAVIKDKIRVNCLAPGPIDTNFMSKVQKYPQYDFAMKHQIPMGRMGYPEEVGGPAAFLLSDDAGYITGETLMVGGGMQARL; encoded by the exons ATGGCGCATAATTGCTTGAGATTTGTAGGAAAAGTTGCAGTTTTAACAGGATCTACAAATGG CATTGGACTAGCCATTGCCAGAAGATTAGGACAGGAAGGAGCAAAAGTAGTTGTGAGTTCCCgaaacattgaaaatgtgaataaagCCGTTGAAGAGCTTCGCAAAGAGAATATTGAAGTTATCGGAGTGAAATGCCATGTATCCAATAAAGAAGAACGAGCAAATTTACTACAAGAAGcgataaaaaattacaatggGATTGATCTAATGGTCGCTGCAGCTGGAGTAAGTCCCTATATTGGGGATATGGTTGAATGCCCTGAAAGTGCATTCGATAAGATATTTCAAGTCAACGTTAAGGATACTTTTCTCTTAACGAATGAAGTTATTCCTTTTATTAGGAAACAAGGAGGTGGAAGTATTCTTTTTATATCTTCTGTGATGGCTTACGAAAATTCTCCT taTATTGGTCTCTATGGAGCATCGAAGTTAGCTCTATCATCAGCTACAAAAACTTTTGCATGTGCCGTGATTAAGGATAAAATTCGTGTAAATTGCTTAGCCCCGGGACCGATAGACACCAATTTTATGTCTAAA gtACAGAAATACCCTCAATACGATTTTGCTATGAAACATCAAATTCCAATGGGAAGAATGGGATATCCGGAGGAAGTGGGAGGACCAGCAGCATTCCTACTCTCAGATGATGCAGGCTACATCACAGGAGAGACTCTAATGGTTGGTGGTGGCATGCAGGCTcgtctttaa
- the LOC129794288 gene encoding dehydrogenase/reductase SDR family member 4-like: MAHNCVRFAGKVAVLTGSTDGIGLAIARRLGQEKAKVVVSSRNIDNVNRAVEELRKENIEVIGVKCHVSNKEDRANLIQEAIKNFGGVDLMVAAAGVNPYVGYITECPESSFDKIFQVNVKDSFLIAKEVIPFMRKRGGGSILFLSSISAYKFSSVVGVYGAAKTALLSITKAFSKAVVDDNIRVNCLAAGATDTKFLNGAMRDSVFSSSVQNDIPMKRIARPEEIAGPAAFLLSDDASYITGETVVVGGGMQSRL, translated from the exons ATGGCGCATAATTGTGTAAGATTTGCAGGGAAAGTTGCTGTTTTAACAGGATCAACAGATGG cATTGGCCTAGCAATTGCCAGAAGATTGGGACAAGAAAAAGCCAAAGTGGTTGTGAGTTCTCGAAACATTGATAACGTTAACAGAGCCGTAGAAGAACTCCGCAAAGAGAATATTGAAGTAATCGGAGTAAAGTGCCACGTATCCAATAAAGAAGATCGAGCTAATTTAATACAAGAAGCGATTAAGAATTTTGGAGGTGTTGATTTAATGGTTGCTGCAGCAGGTGTTAATCCTTATGTAGGATACATAACGGAATGTCCTGAAAGTTCTTTTGATAAGATATTTCAAGTTAATGTGAAGGATTCTTTTCTCATTGCCAAAGAAGTTATTCCTTTTATGAGAAAACGAGGCGGAGGAAGTATTCTCTTTTTATCCTCTATTTCAGCCTACAAGTTTTCTTCG GTTGTTGGGGTTTATGGAGCTGCTAAAACCGCATTATTGAGCATTACTAAAGCATTTTCAAAGGCCGTAGTTGACGATAATATTCGTGTAAACTGCCTAGCAGCTGGAGCAACtgatacaaaatttttaaatggg GCCATGAGAGATTCAGTATTCTCTTCTAGTGTTCAAAATGACATTCCAATGAAGCGAATTGCACGACCAGAAGAAATAGCAGGACCAGCAGCATTCCTACTTTCAGACGATGCTAGCTACATCACAGGAGAGACCGTGGTAGTTGGTGGAGGAATGCAAAGtcgtttataa